From the Streptomyces nigrescens genome, one window contains:
- a CDS encoding CsbD family protein: MSASEKAKAKAEQVKGTVKKEAGRSVGNEGMIAKGQAQQSKGAAREAKEKAKDTFKNRG, encoded by the coding sequence GTGAGCGCGAGCGAAAAGGCGAAGGCGAAGGCCGAGCAGGTCAAAGGCACAGTGAAGAAAGAAGCCGGTCGATCCGTCGGCAACGAGGGAATGATCGCCAAAGGTCAGGCGCAGCAGAGTAAGGGTGCCGCCCGTGAGGCCAAGGAGAAGGCGAAGGACACTTTCAAGAACAGAGGCTAA
- a CDS encoding lasso peptide biosynthesis B2 protein, translating to MTTPSALERPTGVPLARRLAARLVLLPAVALSFLPPHRIRAVLGLVRRGATPASAGQAKAARDAMCAVSLRCAGPRGCLPRSLGAALLCRLSGSWPTWCTGVRVVPPFTAHAWIEVDARPVDEGVPDDYFTRLIAVAPVSRPTR from the coding sequence ATGACGACACCGAGCGCACTGGAACGGCCCACCGGAGTCCCCCTCGCCCGGCGGCTGGCCGCCCGCCTCGTCCTCCTCCCCGCCGTCGCGCTGTCCTTCCTGCCCCCGCACCGCATCCGTGCCGTACTCGGGCTCGTGCGCCGAGGAGCCACACCCGCCTCTGCCGGCCAGGCCAAGGCTGCCCGGGACGCGATGTGCGCGGTCAGCCTGCGCTGCGCCGGGCCACGCGGCTGCCTGCCCCGCTCCCTGGGGGCCGCGCTGCTGTGCCGGCTGAGCGGCAGCTGGCCGACCTGGTGCACCGGGGTGCGGGTCGTGCCGCCGTTCACGGCGCACGCCTGGATCGAGGTCGATGCCCGCCCGGTGGACGAAGGGGTGCCGGACGACTACTTCACCCGGCTCATCGCCGTGGCACCGGTCAGCCGGCCCACCCGATGA
- a CDS encoding lasso peptide isopeptide bond-forming cyclase — protein MTETHPGAGRGPGDAHFAVFPDRADAAAVARCFAHPQTRTLTYASGRPWLVGHWHDEDIVTARAGTDALALVGCCPVDSAELARRIGRLRDLSELDAWARSLPGSFHLVAAHDGQLRVQGTASGLRLVFHALVGGVRVAATSSDVLADALGAEPDEEQVAVRLLWPVPHPLLEAPLWREVAAVPPQDALIVAADGRSVRHSRWWTPPEPTRSLADGAPLVRDALTGAVEARTRQGGVVSCDLSGGLDSTSITFLAARSPAKVVASTWPGRDPADTDLYWASQAAGCLPQVEHVVWNADDSPLVYDDLLGIDDLLDEPTIGVMDRSRVLHHLPGLAERGSRLHLTGIGGDHVAWCSEAYYHRLLRRSPLFAVRQLRGFRALWQWPLGGMARALADSRPYGTWLADAGRDLRGPLPASVSSGLGWGMAPRLFDWVTPEAERLAGRALRAAAATALPLHPDRGLHTDLEQIRSCTRIIRQWDRMAARAGVPMASPFFDDRVIEACLAVRPSERVTPWRYKPLLTTAMRGIVPESCLGRTNKAAASMDASNGLREHRGDLLALWEDSRLERLGLVDGEALRRLAQRPATPGLRDAILYSTIAGEVWLRSLSRPAQDRTRTAP, from the coding sequence ATGACTGAAACGCACCCAGGTGCGGGCAGGGGCCCCGGCGACGCGCACTTCGCGGTCTTTCCCGACCGTGCGGACGCGGCCGCCGTGGCCCGCTGCTTCGCCCACCCGCAAACCCGCACCCTGACGTACGCCTCCGGCCGTCCCTGGCTGGTGGGCCACTGGCACGACGAGGACATCGTGACCGCTCGCGCCGGCACGGACGCCCTCGCCCTCGTCGGCTGCTGTCCGGTCGACTCCGCCGAACTGGCGCGCCGGATCGGCCGGTTGAGGGATCTCTCCGAACTCGACGCCTGGGCTCGCAGCCTGCCCGGCAGCTTCCATCTTGTGGCCGCACATGACGGGCAGCTCCGGGTGCAGGGCACCGCGTCCGGTCTGCGGCTGGTGTTCCACGCGCTCGTCGGCGGTGTGCGGGTGGCGGCCACCAGCTCCGATGTGCTCGCCGACGCGCTCGGCGCCGAACCGGACGAGGAACAGGTCGCGGTCAGGCTGCTGTGGCCGGTTCCCCACCCGTTGCTCGAAGCACCGCTGTGGCGGGAGGTCGCCGCCGTGCCCCCGCAGGACGCGCTGATCGTCGCGGCGGACGGGCGGTCCGTACGGCACTCGCGCTGGTGGACGCCGCCGGAGCCGACCCGGTCGCTCGCCGACGGCGCCCCCCTCGTCCGGGACGCACTCACCGGAGCCGTCGAGGCCCGTACGCGGCAGGGCGGCGTGGTCAGTTGCGATCTTTCCGGCGGGCTGGACTCCACTTCCATCACCTTTCTGGCCGCCCGGTCGCCCGCCAAGGTGGTGGCCAGTACCTGGCCGGGGCGCGATCCCGCGGACACCGACCTGTACTGGGCCTCGCAGGCCGCCGGGTGCCTGCCGCAGGTCGAGCACGTGGTGTGGAACGCCGACGATTCACCACTGGTCTACGACGACCTCCTCGGCATCGACGACCTGCTGGACGAGCCGACCATCGGCGTCATGGACCGCTCACGGGTGCTGCACCACCTGCCGGGCCTGGCCGAGCGAGGCAGCCGGCTGCATCTGACCGGTATCGGCGGTGACCATGTGGCGTGGTGCTCCGAGGCGTATTACCACCGCCTGCTGCGCAGGAGCCCGTTGTTCGCCGTGCGGCAGCTTCGTGGATTCCGGGCGCTGTGGCAGTGGCCGCTCGGCGGTATGGCCCGGGCGCTGGCCGACTCCCGGCCGTACGGGACATGGCTGGCGGACGCCGGCCGCGACCTGCGCGGGCCGCTGCCCGCGTCCGTCAGCAGCGGTCTGGGCTGGGGCATGGCACCGCGGCTGTTCGACTGGGTCACTCCCGAGGCCGAACGGCTGGCCGGGCGGGCGCTTCGTGCGGCGGCCGCAACCGCCCTACCGCTGCATCCGGACCGGGGCCTGCACACCGACCTGGAGCAGATCCGCTCCTGTACGCGCATCATCCGGCAGTGGGACCGGATGGCGGCCAGGGCCGGGGTGCCGATGGCGTCGCCGTTCTTCGACGACCGGGTGATCGAGGCATGCCTGGCGGTCCGCCCGAGCGAGCGCGTGACGCCCTGGCGGTACAAGCCTCTTCTCACCACGGCCATGCGCGGCATCGTGCCGGAGTCCTGTCTGGGGCGTACCAACAAGGCCGCGGCGTCCATGGACGCGTCCAACGGGCTGCGCGAGCACCGCGGTGACCTGCTGGCGCTCTGGGAGGACTCACGGCTGGAACGGCTCGGCCTGGTGGACGGCGAGGCCCTGCGCCGGCTGGCCCAGCGGCCCGCCACCCCCGGGCTGCGCGACGCGATCCTCTACTCGACCATCGCCGGCGAAGTGTGGCTGCGCAGCCTCTCCCGCCCCGCGCAGGACAGGACCCGCACCGCCCCCTAG
- a CDS encoding FtsX-like permease family protein, with amino-acid sequence MNTLEFYEHLGHTRTVSSRCASAPREFGMLRAIGLSGRQLREMLTLESVLLALTGAVAGTILGLVYGVLAVRSILAVRTSPS; translated from the coding sequence GTGAACACCCTGGAGTTCTACGAGCACCTCGGGCACACCCGAACTGTGTCGTCGAGGTGCGCTTCGGCACCCCGCGAGTTCGGCATGCTGCGTGCCATCGGCCTGTCGGGCAGGCAACTACGCGAGATGCTCACCCTGGAATCAGTACTGCTCGCGCTGACAGGCGCGGTCGCCGGCACCATCCTCGGCCTGGTCTACGGCGTGCTGGCGGTCCGCTCGATTTTGGCGGTTCGCACGTCGCCATCCTGA
- a CDS encoding IS110 family transposase produces the protein MDTHWDVHAVAVVSSLGEMIGTGSFPATAVGYRELLTWARGLGTVRRAGLEGTGSYGAGLCRYLLAQQVEVFEVNRPDRSERRRRGKPDAADAQNAARAVLSGRARARAKAGDGPVQIARMFKLAKDSAVKARTQAINQLKAVLVTADPVLREELAGLNTPALIRTCARLADNDEDGGGGDAVLQATRITLRLLARRVEQLTGQIQDLERHLARLVERHAPQLLAPVGIGPDTAVTLLITMGDNPERLGGEASFAALCGVSPVEHSSGSRHYRRLNRGGDRQANAALHRIVQTRLRFDPRTRDYYERRTKEGKTRREIVRCLKRYVAREVFNLVRPSPS, from the coding sequence GTGGACACGCACTGGGATGTTCATGCCGTCGCGGTGGTCTCCTCGCTGGGGGAGATGATCGGGACCGGGAGCTTCCCCGCCACCGCGGTGGGCTATCGCGAACTGCTGACGTGGGCCAGGGGGTTGGGCACGGTGCGGCGGGCCGGGTTGGAAGGGACCGGCAGCTATGGTGCGGGTCTGTGCCGTTATCTGCTGGCCCAGCAGGTCGAGGTGTTCGAGGTGAACCGGCCCGACCGGTCGGAGCGCCGCCGGCGCGGGAAGCCGGACGCGGCCGATGCGCAAAACGCGGCCCGGGCTGTGCTGAGCGGGCGGGCACGCGCCCGGGCCAAGGCAGGCGACGGGCCGGTGCAGATCGCCCGGATGTTCAAACTTGCCAAGGACTCCGCGGTCAAGGCCCGCACCCAGGCGATCAACCAGCTCAAGGCCGTCCTCGTGACCGCCGATCCGGTCCTGCGGGAAGAACTGGCCGGGCTGAACACCCCGGCGCTGATCCGCACCTGCGCGCGGCTCGCCGACAACGACGAAGACGGGGGCGGCGGCGACGCGGTGCTGCAGGCCACCCGCATCACGCTGCGCCTGCTGGCCCGGCGCGTCGAGCAGCTGACCGGGCAGATTCAAGACCTGGAACGTCACCTGGCCCGGCTCGTGGAACGCCACGCCCCGCAGCTGCTCGCCCCGGTGGGCATTGGCCCGGACACGGCCGTCACCTTGCTGATCACGATGGGGGACAACCCGGAGCGCCTGGGCGGTGAGGCGTCCTTCGCCGCGCTGTGCGGGGTCAGCCCGGTCGAGCACTCCTCGGGCAGTCGGCACTACCGTCGGCTCAACCGCGGCGGCGACCGGCAGGCCAATGCCGCCCTGCACCGGATTGTGCAGACCCGGCTGCGCTTCGACCCGCGCACACGTGACTACTACGAGCGCCGCACCAAGGAGGGCAAGACCCGGCGCGAGATCGTCCGATGCCTCAAACGCTACGTGGCCCGAGAGGTCTTCAACCTGGTCAGGCCCTCACCATCATGA
- a CDS encoding ABC transporter ATP-binding protein, whose translation MTAATTKTPDRSTWGAVTTMYRLTTGHRASVVVATVLTLAGSALGLAQPLLAKNIVDAGGHGRTFWPLLALLATLFVTEAATGAVGRFVLERMGEGVVRGLRHGLIARLLRLEMNQYHRHRTGDLISRVTTDTTLLRDVVSQALVDLVTGALAAAGAVVLMAWIDPLLLLLVALTVATAAVVVASLLKGIRAASARMQGSVGAVAAELERALGALPMVRVHRAEEREAARIGTRVDAAYDAGVRTAKLASVMSPAVELAVQGSFLLVLVIGGLRVNGHANSLGDLVAFLLYASYLVLPLSSVFRAVGLMQRGMGAYQRIAQALAMPAEPEEVVERAEAVEAVERTGPGGCVVRVTPRRAERTGKGEAPALALHDVRFGYVPDRPVLNGVSFTVPHHGQVALVGRSGAGKSTIFALVARFHEPDSGTLLFDGRPAAELSRGACRARIAVVDQNTHVVHGSLRDNITYAAPDAGDAEVRRVVELARLDGVVRRLPGGLSGVLGERGNTLSAGERQRVALARALLARPALLLLDEPTSHLDAINETALTTLMKEAAQECALLVIAHRLSTVRHADRIIVLEEGRTVASGSHEELLTTSPSYRALAAGQMLRPAHGTSGADAATAAHERPRTP comes from the coding sequence ATGACCGCGGCCACCACGAAGACACCGGACCGTTCGACATGGGGCGCGGTCACCACCATGTACCGGCTCACCACCGGGCACCGGGCCTCCGTCGTCGTCGCCACCGTGCTCACCCTGGCCGGCTCCGCCCTCGGACTGGCCCAGCCGCTCCTCGCCAAGAACATCGTCGACGCCGGCGGACACGGACGGACCTTCTGGCCGCTGCTCGCGCTCCTGGCCACGCTGTTCGTCACCGAGGCGGCGACCGGCGCGGTGGGGCGCTTCGTCCTGGAACGCATGGGTGAAGGCGTCGTTCGGGGACTGCGCCACGGCCTCATCGCGCGCCTGCTGCGGCTGGAGATGAACCAGTACCACCGGCACCGTACCGGCGACCTGATCTCCCGCGTGACCACCGACACCACCCTGCTCAGGGACGTCGTGTCCCAGGCGCTGGTCGACCTGGTCACCGGCGCCCTCGCCGCCGCCGGGGCGGTCGTCCTGATGGCGTGGATCGACCCGCTGCTGCTGCTTCTGGTCGCCCTGACCGTGGCCACCGCCGCCGTGGTCGTGGCCTCCCTGCTCAAAGGCATCCGGGCCGCCTCCGCACGCATGCAAGGCTCCGTCGGCGCCGTCGCCGCCGAACTGGAGCGCGCGCTGGGCGCCTTGCCGATGGTCCGGGTGCACCGCGCCGAGGAGCGCGAGGCGGCGCGCATCGGCACGCGGGTCGACGCGGCGTACGACGCCGGCGTACGGACCGCGAAACTCGCCTCGGTGATGAGCCCCGCTGTCGAACTCGCCGTCCAGGGCTCCTTCCTGCTCGTCCTGGTCATCGGCGGGCTGCGGGTCAACGGACACGCCAACTCCCTCGGCGATCTGGTCGCCTTTCTGCTGTACGCCTCCTACCTGGTGCTGCCGTTGTCGTCGGTGTTCCGGGCGGTCGGGCTGATGCAGCGCGGCATGGGCGCGTACCAGCGGATCGCGCAGGCGCTGGCGATGCCGGCGGAACCGGAGGAGGTCGTGGAGCGCGCGGAGGCCGTGGAGGCCGTGGAGCGGACCGGGCCGGGCGGGTGCGTCGTCCGTGTGACGCCCCGGCGGGCGGAGCGGACGGGGAAGGGCGAGGCACCGGCCCTGGCCCTGCACGACGTCCGTTTCGGGTACGTCCCGGACCGGCCGGTGCTCAACGGTGTCTCGTTCACCGTCCCCCACCACGGGCAGGTCGCCCTCGTCGGACGGTCGGGCGCGGGCAAGAGCACGATCTTCGCGCTGGTGGCGCGATTCCACGAACCGGACTCCGGAACGCTGCTGTTCGACGGTCGTCCCGCAGCCGAGCTGAGCCGCGGAGCATGCCGGGCACGCATCGCCGTCGTCGACCAGAACACCCATGTCGTCCACGGCTCGCTCCGGGACAACATCACCTACGCGGCACCCGACGCCGGTGATGCCGAGGTCCGGCGGGTCGTCGAACTCGCCCGGCTCGACGGGGTGGTCCGACGACTGCCCGGCGGCCTGTCCGGCGTACTAGGCGAACGCGGCAACACCCTGTCGGCCGGCGAAAGGCAACGAGTCGCCCTGGCCCGCGCCCTCCTCGCCCGGCCCGCACTCCTTCTCCTCGACGAACCGACCTCCCACCTCGACGCCATCAACGAGACCGCACTCACCACGCTCATGAAGGAAGCCGCCCAGGAATGCGCCCTCCTGGTGATCGCGCACCGTCTCTCCACCGTCCGGCACGCCGACCGCATCATCGTGCTGGAAGAAGGCCGCACCGTCGCCTCCGGCTCCCACGAGGAACTGCTGACCACCAGTCCCTCTTACCGTGCGCTCGCGGCCGGCCAAATGCTCCGGCCGGCCCACGGCACGTCCGGGGCGGATGCGGCGACGGCCGCGCACGAACGGCCCCGAACGCCGTAG
- a CDS encoding YhjD/YihY/BrkB family envelope integrity protein, with protein sequence MKPSGAASRPSLFGRLRRGMRRSPVGRGWRRGRELELGSRSLGFAALGFLTLVPLLIVVSVGDPTHGRGFAQWLGEGIGVSTTSSEQIGQLFTRPGQAARTTTAFGLATLAVFGLSLGSAVQTGYERVWELSPARWYARWRHVLWLVVLVGYLFMSATTTLWRQSLALTSAALLSAVLFFWWSQRMLLGGRVGWGALLPGAVATVIGLIGLRFFSRLVFSPLIASSAVTYGAIGTVLVVQSWLVGVGVVVFGGALVGRLVLQRRHR encoded by the coding sequence ATGAAGCCTTCCGGAGCCGCGAGCCGTCCCTCTCTGTTCGGACGGCTGCGCCGTGGGATGCGGCGTTCGCCGGTCGGGCGCGGATGGAGACGGGGCCGTGAGCTGGAGCTGGGGTCGCGGTCACTGGGTTTTGCGGCGCTCGGGTTCCTCACGCTGGTGCCGCTGCTGATCGTGGTCTCCGTGGGTGATCCGACGCACGGGCGGGGGTTCGCGCAGTGGCTGGGGGAGGGGATCGGTGTGTCGACGACTTCCAGTGAGCAGATCGGGCAGCTGTTCACCCGGCCTGGCCAGGCGGCACGGACCACGACCGCGTTTGGCCTTGCCACCCTTGCTGTCTTCGGTCTGTCGTTGGGGTCGGCGGTGCAGACCGGCTACGAGAGGGTCTGGGAGCTCTCGCCGGCGCGCTGGTATGCCCGGTGGCGGCATGTGCTGTGGCTCGTCGTACTCGTCGGGTACCTCTTCATGTCCGCCACCACCACGCTGTGGCGACAGTCCTTGGCCCTCACGTCGGCCGCACTGCTGAGCGCGGTGCTGTTCTTCTGGTGGTCGCAGCGGATGCTGCTCGGTGGGCGGGTCGGCTGGGGCGCCCTGCTGCCCGGCGCGGTGGCTACGGTGATCGGGCTGATCGGTCTCCGGTTCTTCTCCCGGCTCGTCTTCTCGCCGTTGATCGCATCCAGCGCGGTCACCTACGGCGCCATCGGAACCGTCCTGGTCGTGCAGTCCTGGCTGGTCGGTGTGGGCGTGGTGGTGTTCGGCGGTGCGCTGGTCGGCCGACTGGTTCTTCAGCGCCGACACCGTTGA
- a CDS encoding keywimysin-related RiPP: MKKAYEAPTLVRLGSFRKKTGLLNSSGNDRLILSKN, encoded by the coding sequence ATGAAGAAGGCTTACGAAGCGCCGACGCTCGTCCGACTGGGTTCGTTCCGGAAGAAGACCGGGCTCCTGAACAGCTCCGGGAACGACCGGCTGATCCTGAGCAAGAACTGA
- a CDS encoding ice-binding family protein — protein MATLVPLGSAATFGVLANTAVTNTGPTVVTGDLGVSPAGAVTGFNPPGTVTGTIHVNDAAAAQAQADLLIGYGNALLQPATATVATELGGTTLTPGVYNSLSGTFSLNGPLTLDAQGDPNAVFIFKTNTTLITGAAGTVNLAGLAQSSHVFWQVGSSATLGVGTTIRGSILANTSITANTGAIVDGRLLALGAAVTLDTNAVTVPALTTCQVVVQPVVGPVVVGQPTPVSAVVTCNGLPVSGASVTFNGGAVPVTVTTNAAGVATGSLTFNTAGAATVTATVTAAGTACSCTGVVSAPVTITVTPQQSCQVVVQPVVGPVVVGQPTPVSAVVTCNGLPVSGASVTFNGGAVPVTVTTNAAGVATGSLTFNTAGAATVTATVTAAGTACSCTGVVSAPVTITVTPQQSCQVVVQPVVGPVVVGQPTSVSAVVTCNGLPVSGASVTFNGGAVPVTVTTNAAGVATGSLTFNTAGAATVTATVTAAGTACSCTGVVSAPLTITVGAPTGPLSASPACWRVNLPFPIPHLFVATLKATLTPAQAGVTVTFYVSGLPVGTAVTNASGVATLNNAGLSILQISASSYTAVATVGGSTVQATGSLTPCFPPV, from the coding sequence ATGGCAACACTTGTACCTCTGGGCAGCGCCGCCACCTTCGGCGTGCTCGCCAACACGGCGGTCACCAACACCGGCCCCACTGTGGTCACCGGCGACCTCGGAGTGAGCCCCGCCGGTGCGGTGACCGGGTTCAACCCTCCCGGAACGGTCACCGGAACCATCCACGTGAACGACGCTGCCGCGGCGCAGGCCCAGGCCGACCTGCTCATCGGGTACGGCAACGCACTTCTGCAACCGGCCACGGCCACTGTCGCGACGGAACTCGGCGGGACCACCCTGACCCCCGGCGTGTACAACTCCCTCTCCGGCACGTTCAGCCTCAACGGGCCACTGACCCTGGACGCTCAGGGTGACCCCAACGCCGTCTTCATCTTCAAGACGAACACCACGCTCATCACGGGAGCCGCCGGCACCGTCAACCTCGCCGGCCTCGCGCAGTCCAGCCATGTCTTTTGGCAGGTCGGCAGCTCCGCGACACTCGGCGTCGGCACCACCATCAGGGGCAGCATCCTCGCCAACACCTCGATCACCGCCAACACGGGGGCCATCGTGGACGGCCGGTTGCTGGCTCTCGGCGCCGCCGTCACGCTGGACACGAACGCGGTCACCGTCCCGGCCCTGACTACCTGCCAGGTGGTGGTCCAGCCGGTGGTCGGGCCGGTGGTCGTCGGCCAGCCGACGCCCGTCTCCGCTGTGGTGACCTGCAATGGTTTGCCGGTCTCGGGTGCTTCGGTGACCTTCAATGGCGGTGCGGTCCCGGTGACCGTCACCACCAATGCGGCGGGTGTCGCGACCGGATCGCTGACCTTCAACACCGCCGGAGCCGCCACGGTGACCGCCACTGTCACCGCGGCGGGCACCGCGTGCTCGTGCACCGGCGTCGTCTCCGCGCCCGTCACCATCACCGTCACTCCGCAGCAGTCCTGCCAGGTGGTGGTCCAGCCGGTGGTCGGGCCGGTGGTCGTCGGCCAGCCGACGCCCGTGTCCGCTGTGGTGACCTGCAACGGTTTGCCGGTCTCGGGTGCTTCGGTGACCTTCAACGGCGGTGCCGTCCCGGTGACCGTCACCACCAATGCGGCGGGTGTCGCGACCGGATCGCTGACCTTCAACACCGCCGGAGCCGCCACGGTCACCGCCACTGTCACCGCGGCGGGCACCGCGTGCTCGTGCACCGGCGTCGTCTCCGCGCCCGTCACCATCACCGTCACTCCGCAGCAGTCCTGCCAGGTGGTGGTCCAGCCGGTGGTCGGGCCGGTGGTCGTCGGCCAGCCGACCTCCGTCTCCGCTGTGGTGACCTGCAACGGTTTGCCGGTCTCGGGTGCTTCGGTGACCTTCAACGGCGGTGCCGTCCCGGTGACCGTCACCACCAATGCGGCGGGTGTCGCGACCGGATCGCTGACCTTCAACACCGCCGGAGCCGCCACGGTCACCGCCACTGTCACCGCGGCGGGCACCGCGTGCTCGTGCACCGGCGTCGTCTCCGCACCCCTCACCATCACCGTCGGTGCGCCTACAGGCCCGCTGAGTGCGTCGCCCGCCTGCTGGCGGGTCAACCTGCCCTTCCCGATTCCGCACCTGTTCGTGGCGACGTTGAAGGCCACCCTCACGCCGGCGCAAGCGGGAGTCACGGTCACCTTCTACGTCTCCGGCCTGCCGGTGGGCACCGCGGTGACCAACGCCAGCGGTGTCGCCACCCTCAACAACGCCGGCCTGTCCATCCTGCAGATCAGCGCCAGCAGCTACACGGCGGTCGCCACCGTCGGGGGCTCCACGGTCCAGGCAACCGGCTCCCTGACGCCCTGCTTCCCGCCGGTGTGA
- a CDS encoding IS5 family transposase (programmed frameshift): protein MGRGTWSWIVPDGLWEIAKPLIPPSRVRPQGGGTQDTPDETLFAAIVYVLVSGCAWRQLPPCFGISKSTAHRRFLIWSRAGVWGRLHEAVLHRLDDTGLIDVTRVVLDTAHVRAKKGGEHTDPSPVDRGKPGSKMHILSDANGLPLLVGISAGNTHDSEGLKPMVAGHQTRHDPHRGRYLKPQRLHADKAYDRADLRKWLRGKRIGVRIARKGIESSERLGRRRWVIERTMSWLSGYRRLSPRYERHSRNYLAFLGLAAALCCYKRLVRLTT, encoded by the exons ATGGGGCGGGGTACGTGGAGTTGGATTGTTCCGGACGGACTGTGGGAGATCGCGAAGCCGCTGATCCCTCCGTCGAGAGTGCGGCCGCAGGGCGGCGGAACGCAGGACACGCCTGATGAGACACTGTTCGCGGCCATCGTCTACGTCCTGGTCAGCGGCTGCGCCTGGCGCCAACTGCCGCCCTGCTTCGGCATATCGAAGTCGACCGCCCACCGCCGGTTCCTGATCTGGTCGAGAGCCGGCGTCTGGGGCCGCCTGCACGAAGCCGTGCTGCACCGCCTCGACGACACCGGCCTGATCGACGTCACCCGCGTTGTCCTCGACACCGCCCATGTCAGGGCTA AAAAAGGGGGCGAACACACAGATCCGAGCCCCGTGGACCGGGGCAAGCCGGGCTCCAAGATGCACATCCTGTCGGACGCGAACGGGCTGCCCCTTCTCGTCGGCATCTCGGCCGGCAACACCCACGACAGCGAAGGGCTGAAGCCCATGGTGGCAGGTCACCAAACGAGACACGACCCCCACCGAGGCCGGTACCTCAAGCCCCAGCGCCTTCACGCCGACAAGGCGTATGACCGCGCCGATCTGCGGAAATGGCTGCGCGGCAAGCGGATCGGAGTGCGCATCGCCCGCAAAGGCATCGAATCCAGCGAACGCTTAGGGCGCCGGAGGTGGGTGATCGAGCGCACGATGTCTTGGCTGTCCGGCTACCGCAGACTCAGCCCCCGCTACGAGCGCCATTCCCGCAACTACCTGGCCTTTCTCGGACTCGCCGCCGCCCTTTGCTGCTACAAGCGCCTCGTCCGCCTCACCACGTAG
- a CDS encoding lasso peptide biosynthesis PqqD family chaperone: protein MALRFGDKVSTAATDYGTVLLDERSGQYWELNPTAGLIVTTLLAGGDETAAADALLAEFAIDRTQAERDVAALVEELRASGLAA from the coding sequence ATGGCATTGCGGTTCGGCGACAAGGTCTCCACGGCCGCGACCGACTACGGCACGGTCCTGCTGGACGAACGCAGCGGACAGTACTGGGAGTTGAACCCCACCGCCGGCCTGATCGTCACCACCCTGCTGGCGGGCGGCGACGAAACAGCAGCGGCCGACGCGCTTCTCGCCGAGTTCGCCATCGACCGCACGCAGGCCGAGCGGGACGTCGCGGCCCTGGTCGAGGAGCTGCGCGCTTCGGGGCTGGCCGCATGA